A genomic stretch from Telmatocola sphagniphila includes:
- a CDS encoding ABC transporter permease has translation MPQKLLAAIYLFVVVGPVSPLVYECFKNPPVLEFSEWPRLFELLLNTLGLAGLVLILTLPLSVFLALEWYGLPERRRRIVELFLGFCLFLPLPFLASAWQSSFEKSGLMRFLMSHLGLPGNEIWQPWKRGIWIAALIHSVHLIPWATFILVQSLRSVPDAMREEISLLGTVRNTSYRLLLPLLIPAIRFAGVWCVLQVSTEIVVTDIMVVRTFAEEVYTQAVLGVDLAQEAIRTLPWTLLIGGFFIATARRFPRWQPGVLRADEPISNGSNWKIFLFALFFAILLLAPVAELINQFYSRAETDQSVKLSKTFSRVWQTYSLSLFSSAGYSCLTAGCCCVFAILLLNGAEERSRRMKLVFFISVLCMALPGPVLGFSAKAFFSWLCDLEERMAGRNAPLQILLYDGPSVLPVIWVHIIKFLPIALALQYSLYRAIPPAILETARLEGVSRSWRLRKITWPQVRSGFFLGILAISLLSFGEVSTGKIVETPACTPFSQELFNQMHYGVSTTVVALSLMQIGMLSLLYVGSLLSYRWFFAGNTSRPASGRDE, from the coding sequence ATGCCACAAAAACTGCTGGCCGCTATTTATCTTTTTGTTGTGGTCGGACCAGTTTCTCCACTGGTCTACGAGTGTTTCAAAAATCCCCCTGTCCTCGAATTCTCAGAATGGCCGCGTCTATTTGAGCTGCTGCTCAACACGCTTGGACTGGCCGGCCTCGTTCTGATCTTAACATTACCCCTGAGTGTTTTTTTAGCCCTGGAATGGTACGGCTTGCCGGAAAGACGACGGCGAATCGTCGAACTGTTTCTGGGATTCTGCCTTTTTTTGCCGCTTCCGTTTCTTGCTTCCGCGTGGCAATCGAGTTTTGAAAAATCGGGCCTAATGCGTTTCCTAATGAGTCACCTGGGGCTGCCGGGCAACGAAATCTGGCAACCCTGGAAGAGAGGCATCTGGATCGCGGCCCTCATCCACAGCGTCCATCTAATTCCCTGGGCAACGTTCATTCTCGTTCAGTCGCTGCGATCAGTCCCCGACGCGATGCGCGAAGAAATCTCGCTTTTGGGAACTGTGCGAAACACCAGCTATCGGCTTCTTCTTCCTCTCTTGATTCCGGCCATCCGATTCGCCGGCGTCTGGTGTGTACTGCAAGTTTCGACGGAGATCGTCGTAACCGATATCATGGTCGTTCGGACCTTTGCAGAGGAAGTTTATACTCAAGCAGTGCTAGGGGTAGATCTCGCGCAGGAAGCGATTCGGACGCTTCCCTGGACTTTGCTGATCGGCGGGTTCTTCATCGCGACCGCCAGGAGATTCCCTCGCTGGCAGCCCGGCGTACTCCGAGCCGATGAACCGATTTCGAACGGATCGAATTGGAAAATATTCCTTTTTGCACTCTTCTTTGCAATCCTACTACTCGCGCCCGTTGCAGAACTGATAAACCAGTTTTACAGCCGGGCGGAAACCGATCAGTCGGTAAAGTTGAGTAAAACTTTCTCGCGCGTCTGGCAGACCTACAGCCTGAGTCTTTTTTCCAGTGCCGGCTATTCTTGCCTAACTGCAGGTTGCTGCTGTGTCTTCGCGATACTGTTACTGAATGGAGCTGAAGAACGCTCAAGGCGAATGAAATTGGTATTTTTCATTTCGGTTCTTTGCATGGCGTTGCCAGGGCCGGTTCTGGGATTTTCGGCGAAGGCGTTCTTCAGCTGGCTCTGCGATCTGGAAGAACGAATGGCTGGGAGGAATGCTCCGCTCCAAATTTTACTTTACGATGGCCCTTCCGTGCTGCCGGTGATATGGGTGCATATCATCAAGTTCTTACCGATTGCCCTGGCCCTGCAGTACAGCCTCTACCGCGCGATCCCTCCCGCAATCTTGGAGACTGCCCGCCTCGAAGGAGTCTCGAGAAGCTGGCGGCTGCGAAAAATCACTTGGCCGCAGGTACGATCGGGATTCTTTCTGGGAATCCTGGCAATTTCTTTGCTGTCGTTTGGTGAAGTGAGTACCGGGAAGATCGTTGAGACGCCGGCTTGCACTCCTTTTTCTCAGGAACTATTCAACCAGATGCATTATGGCGTTTCCACCACCGTTGTGGCACTGAGCCTTATGCAGATTGGCATGCTCAGCCTTTTGTACGTCGGTAGCCTACTTAGCTATCGCTGGTTCTTTGCGGGAAATACTTCTCGACCAGCCTCGGGTCGGGACGAGTGA
- a CDS encoding Gfo/Idh/MocA family protein gives MSVNAPLNRKLRMGLIGGGQGSFIGRVHATAGILDNRAELVAGALSSDPVKAKASAPDYDIPADRAYTSYQEMAEKEAKLPADKRIDFVSVATPNHTHFEISKCFAEAGFNVICDKPLTFDLKQAEELAAIVKKTGVVFGVSHNYTGYPLVRQAREMVRNGELGEINAIRAFYIQGWLRTKLEADSQKQAAWRTDPSKSGAAGCFGDIATHAYNLGRFITGLIPDQISCHLKSFVEGRALDDYGTAVIKFTNGALGTVTASQISHGRENEAWIEIDGTKGSLEWHQEEPNKMLYRVNGKPHQIYTRAGGPYLSALSSASSRLPSGHPEAFFEAFANIYSSVYDDIVKRATGKPFDGAASIYPNVMDGVDGMNFITQSVASSQQNGAWLSLKHPLCRS, from the coding sequence ATGTCAGTTAATGCACCGTTGAACCGCAAGTTGCGTATGGGTTTGATCGGGGGTGGTCAGGGCTCATTCATTGGCCGTGTGCACGCCACGGCCGGGATTCTGGACAACCGGGCCGAACTGGTGGCCGGGGCGCTGTCTTCCGACCCGGTGAAGGCCAAGGCCTCGGCTCCCGATTACGATATCCCGGCCGATCGAGCCTACACTTCGTACCAGGAAATGGCCGAGAAAGAAGCGAAATTGCCCGCCGATAAAAGGATCGATTTCGTTTCGGTCGCCACGCCGAATCACACTCACTTCGAAATCTCCAAATGCTTTGCGGAAGCAGGATTTAACGTCATTTGCGACAAGCCGTTGACCTTCGATCTGAAGCAGGCGGAAGAACTGGCCGCGATTGTGAAAAAGACCGGTGTGGTCTTTGGCGTTTCCCATAACTACACGGGTTATCCTCTAGTCCGGCAGGCCCGCGAGATGGTCCGCAACGGCGAACTCGGCGAAATCAACGCCATCCGGGCGTTCTATATTCAGGGCTGGCTGCGTACCAAGCTGGAAGCCGATTCCCAAAAGCAGGCCGCCTGGCGTACCGATCCGAGCAAATCGGGTGCAGCCGGTTGCTTTGGCGATATCGCCACCCATGCCTATAACTTGGGTCGCTTTATTACGGGTCTGATTCCGGATCAGATTTCCTGCCACTTGAAATCGTTCGTCGAAGGCCGGGCGCTGGACGATTACGGTACGGCCGTAATCAAGTTCACGAACGGAGCTTTGGGAACGGTGACCGCCTCGCAGATTTCGCACGGCCGTGAGAATGAGGCTTGGATCGAAATTGATGGGACCAAGGGCTCGCTGGAATGGCATCAGGAAGAGCCGAATAAGATGCTGTATCGCGTGAACGGCAAGCCGCACCAGATTTATACCCGAGCGGGCGGACCTTACCTGAGTGCCCTCTCAAGTGCTTCTTCACGTTTGCCGAGCGGCCATCCGGAAGCATTTTTTGAGGCGTTCGCGAATATTTACTCGTCGGTATACGACGATATCGTGAAGCGGGCGACCGGCAAACCGTTCGATGGTGCGGCCAGCATCTATCCGAACGTGATGGACGGCGTGGACGGCATGAACTTCATCACACAGAGCGTGGCCAGCAGTCAGCAGAATGGTGCATGGCTGTCACTGAAGCACCCGCTGTGTCGGAGTTAA
- the ligA gene encoding NAD-dependent DNA ligase LigA: MKPAERAAELRQLINHYNQKYYEEATSEISDREFDKLLDELNGIEKAHPELVTPDSPTQRVGGKPIEGFQTVEHRLPMLSIDNTYNADELRDFDKSTRKLLGGETVNYVVELKIDGVAMSLSYEDGLLIVGATRGDGERGDDVTHNLKTIRDIPLRLHTSKPPRLFEVRGEVYMTKAELVRINKLRVEQGEKAYENPRNLSAGTLKLLDPKICAQRKLSFFAYGLGATEGIDFDSHQEILKKLKEFGYPVNPHTQHCANIEEVINYCMSWTDRRLELPYETDGMVIKVDDLEQRERLGTTSKFPRWVRAYKFEAEQAITKLARIEIQVGKLGVLTPVAHFEPPVRLAGTTVSRASLFNADYLEDKDIRLLDSVIVEKKGEIIPYVVAVVKEARTGEEKPFHFPKKCPVCGAPVERPEDSPSYLCSASATCPAQLMGRVESYAKRDRMDIEGLGEKMVEQLVTSGLVASLPDIYRLTEPKLLDLERMGKKSAQNLLKGIEASKTRGLSRLLSGLSIANVGDSMAEELANQFGSMDALMEASAEQLAETKGIGPERAESIFRYFQSDVGKKTIAELKELGLKMTQDRKAAPAGLAGTALAGKTLVVTGTLKNYSRQAIEELIGTLGGKATGSVSKKTDYLVAGEEAGSKLDKAKSLGVTVLTEEEFDKLIGKT; the protein is encoded by the coding sequence ATGAAACCAGCCGAACGGGCCGCCGAACTCCGCCAACTCATCAACCATTACAACCAGAAGTACTACGAAGAAGCCACTTCCGAAATCAGCGACCGGGAATTCGACAAGTTGCTCGACGAACTCAATGGCATCGAGAAAGCCCATCCGGAACTGGTGACCCCCGATAGCCCCACACAACGCGTCGGCGGCAAACCGATTGAAGGTTTTCAAACCGTCGAACATCGGCTGCCGATGCTATCGATTGACAACACCTACAATGCCGACGAGCTGCGGGATTTCGACAAATCGACCCGAAAGTTGCTCGGCGGGGAAACGGTCAACTACGTGGTGGAACTGAAAATCGACGGCGTGGCCATGTCGCTGAGCTACGAAGATGGCCTTCTCATAGTCGGTGCAACGCGCGGCGATGGGGAACGAGGCGATGACGTCACCCATAATTTGAAGACGATTCGCGATATCCCCCTTCGACTGCACACGAGCAAGCCGCCGCGACTTTTTGAAGTACGCGGCGAAGTCTACATGACCAAGGCCGAGCTGGTTCGTATCAACAAATTGCGAGTGGAACAAGGAGAGAAAGCCTACGAGAACCCCCGGAACCTCTCGGCGGGCACCCTGAAACTGCTCGATCCCAAAATCTGCGCCCAGCGGAAGCTGAGCTTCTTTGCGTACGGTCTCGGTGCCACGGAGGGCATCGACTTCGATTCCCATCAGGAGATTCTCAAGAAGCTGAAGGAATTTGGATACCCGGTCAATCCTCACACGCAACATTGTGCGAATATCGAAGAAGTCATCAACTACTGCATGAGCTGGACGGACCGCCGCTTGGAACTGCCTTATGAGACCGACGGTATGGTCATTAAGGTCGATGATCTCGAACAGCGTGAACGGCTGGGAACGACCAGCAAGTTTCCCCGCTGGGTGCGAGCCTATAAGTTCGAAGCGGAACAGGCGATCACCAAGCTGGCCCGCATTGAAATTCAGGTCGGCAAGCTGGGCGTATTGACGCCGGTGGCTCACTTCGAACCGCCGGTGCGTCTGGCCGGGACGACCGTAAGTCGGGCCAGTCTGTTCAATGCGGATTACCTGGAAGACAAGGATATCCGCCTGCTCGATTCCGTCATCGTGGAGAAAAAAGGGGAAATCATTCCGTATGTCGTGGCTGTGGTGAAGGAGGCCCGGACCGGAGAAGAGAAGCCTTTTCACTTTCCCAAGAAATGTCCGGTCTGCGGCGCCCCGGTTGAACGGCCCGAAGATTCCCCTTCGTATCTTTGCTCGGCCTCGGCCACTTGTCCGGCTCAACTGATGGGCCGAGTCGAATCTTACGCCAAGCGCGATCGCATGGATATCGAAGGTCTGGGCGAAAAAATGGTGGAGCAATTGGTCACCAGTGGATTGGTGGCGTCGCTGCCCGACATCTATCGGCTGACTGAGCCCAAGCTCCTCGACCTGGAGCGAATGGGAAAGAAATCGGCTCAGAATCTCCTGAAGGGAATTGAAGCCAGCAAAACGCGCGGGCTGTCCCGCCTGCTTTCCGGCTTGAGCATCGCCAACGTCGGCGATTCGATGGCAGAAGAGTTGGCGAATCAATTCGGCTCAATGGATGCCTTGATGGAAGCGAGTGCCGAGCAACTGGCGGAGACAAAAGGAATCGGACCGGAGCGAGCGGAGAGTATCTTCCGTTATTTTCAGAGCGATGTCGGCAAAAAGACGATTGCCGAACTGAAGGAACTCGGTCTGAAGATGACTCAGGATCGCAAGGCCGCCCCGGCCGGTTTGGCAGGCACGGCCCTTGCGGGTAAGACCCTGGTGGTCACAGGTACGTTGAAAAATTACAGCCGGCAGGCCATCGAAGAATTGATTGGAACGCTGGGCGGCAAAGCCACCGGCAGCGTTTCGAAAAAGACCGACTATCTAGTTGCTGGCGAAGAAGCCGGTAGCAAGCTCGACAAGGCCAAGAGCCTGGGTGTAACGGTTTTGACCGAAGAAGAATTCGATAAGCTCATCGGCAAAACCTAA
- a CDS encoding sodium/pantothenate symporter, whose amino-acid sequence MISALTTESWLVLTAFAGYLLGVIFLGIWSHRLVKKGNFVKNYFVGGRKLGAWVLALSVAGTAISGGTFTGFPALIYTNGWVMALWIASYMVVPLTAMALMGKRINQVARVSGSVTVPDVFRDRFDSPALGLTSTLLLFGFLISNMVAQFKSGGLVLKTALGLPKVAVELPLLGIFEDRAYLLGLAIFATTVVAYTSFGGFWAVTWTDVLEGFVKIIGVSLLAFLAIRSVQDVTLENGETLTGLAAATKRLEMQNPELVSAPGPNNFLPLSLAFSFFLMWSLSTPGQPSGMVRLMSFKDSQSLRKAMIVVCGYYAVTYSSLVIIFICSRAIYPTEFLTNADSVMPEMARRLAPHPLIAGLLLASPYAAVMSAVAAFLLMISSSLVRDIYQRTIDPAVPDKVVKRLSYTMTALVGVGVMIAAMRPPDFLQYLIVFAGSGQSSSFLFPMLLSLYWKRATKQGVLGGMLGGACTIMALYLTGWMFNDKTIYKAIEPYYLFGFDPLVWGFSVSAITSIGISLLTRPDPRLVEKYFPQRTSDS is encoded by the coding sequence ATGATCTCAGCCCTTACAACCGAAAGCTGGCTCGTTCTTACAGCTTTTGCGGGCTATCTCCTGGGCGTAATCTTCCTCGGAATATGGTCGCATCGGCTCGTCAAAAAAGGCAACTTCGTCAAAAACTATTTCGTCGGCGGCCGAAAGCTGGGCGCCTGGGTTCTCGCGCTGTCGGTAGCGGGCACGGCAATTAGCGGCGGGACATTCACGGGCTTTCCGGCCCTGATCTATACCAACGGCTGGGTCATGGCTCTCTGGATCGCCAGCTACATGGTCGTGCCCCTGACCGCCATGGCACTGATGGGAAAACGGATCAATCAAGTCGCCCGAGTTTCGGGCTCAGTGACCGTGCCGGATGTCTTCCGGGATCGCTTCGACAGTCCCGCACTGGGTCTGACTTCCACGTTGCTGCTTTTTGGATTCCTCATTTCCAACATGGTCGCTCAGTTCAAATCGGGGGGACTGGTTCTGAAGACGGCTCTCGGCTTGCCGAAAGTGGCTGTGGAACTTCCACTGCTGGGAATCTTTGAGGATCGCGCCTATCTCTTAGGCCTGGCGATTTTCGCAACCACTGTTGTGGCCTACACCAGTTTCGGTGGGTTCTGGGCCGTGACCTGGACGGACGTTCTGGAAGGATTCGTCAAGATCATCGGAGTGTCGCTTTTAGCTTTCCTGGCAATCCGATCTGTGCAGGATGTGACTCTGGAGAATGGCGAGACGCTGACGGGTTTAGCGGCCGCCACGAAGCGACTGGAGATGCAGAATCCGGAATTGGTCTCGGCTCCGGGCCCGAATAACTTTCTGCCTCTGTCGCTCGCTTTTTCCTTTTTCCTCATGTGGTCGCTTTCAACGCCCGGCCAGCCTAGCGGCATGGTACGGCTGATGTCTTTCAAGGATTCGCAAAGTCTGCGGAAAGCCATGATCGTGGTTTGCGGTTATTACGCCGTCACCTATTCTTCGCTGGTCATTATTTTCATCTGCTCGCGGGCGATCTATCCAACCGAATTTCTGACCAATGCCGACAGTGTCATGCCGGAGATGGCGCGCCGACTGGCGCCGCATCCGCTGATTGCGGGTCTACTACTCGCTTCGCCCTACGCGGCGGTGATGTCGGCTGTCGCGGCCTTTCTCCTGATGATTTCCTCGAGCCTGGTTCGCGACATTTATCAAAGAACGATCGACCCGGCGGTGCCCGATAAAGTGGTGAAGCGACTCAGCTACACAATGACAGCTCTGGTGGGTGTTGGCGTGATGATAGCCGCGATGCGCCCGCCCGATTTTCTTCAGTATCTCATAGTGTTTGCCGGCAGCGGCCAGAGCAGTTCCTTTCTCTTCCCCATGCTCCTGAGTCTTTATTGGAAGCGGGCCACGAAACAAGGCGTACTTGGCGGCATGCTGGGAGGCGCCTGCACCATAATGGCCCTCTATTTAACTGGTTGGATGTTTAACGACAAAACGATCTACAAAGCGATCGAACCGTATTATCTGTTCGGCTTCGATCCCCTCGTCTGGGGCTTCAGCGTTTCAGCCATTACCTCTATCGGTATCAGCCTGCTCACTCGTCCCGACCCGAGGCTGGTCGAGAAGTATTTCCCGCAAAGAACCAGCGATAGCTAA
- a CDS encoding prolyl oligopeptidase family serine peptidase: protein MNAAWADHPTYPTTKRTEFTEELHGTQVPDPYRWLEDDVRKSPEVKAWVEAESKFTNDYLKAIPEREKIQKKLTELWNYEKFSAPSKHGKHYVFSKNNGLQNQFVVYTQDSLNGEPKLLLDPNSWSKDGTIALSGTAFSDDGKLVAYSQSEAGSDWTTWKVLDVESRKLLPDELKWVKFSNVSWTKDGKGFFYSRFDEPKKEAQFQSLNLNQKLMHHKLGTSQAEDVIVYQRPDQPTWSFSGSVTDDGKYLVFTSRTGTDARNRVFVKDLSKPLTDAPVEVVDNFDNDYTLIEGVGPILYFRTDLNAPNGRVIAIDMTKPAKENWKEIIPQAKENLRGVNLVGGLLIASYLKDARTQVKMFQPDGKFVREVEFPGIGTAAGFGGKPSDTETFYSFSSYAVPPTIYRYDLKTGESKQLRQAQVKFDPSQFETKQIFYTSKDGTKVPMFITSKKGLKLDGQNPTLLYGYGGFNIPLTPGFSVGPITWMEMGGVYAVANLRGGGEYGKDWHKAGTKERKQNVFDDFISAAEYLIAEKYTSTPKLAIQGGSNGGLLIGACMTQRPDLFGACLPHVGVMDMLRFHKFTAGRYWVDDYGSPDKAEDFKSLIKYSPYHNLKPGVKYPPTMVITADTDDRVVPGHSFKFAAQLQYCQAGDAPVLARIETRAGHGAGKPTAKVIEELADEYAFLYKNLKMK, encoded by the coding sequence ACCCCACTACGAAACGGACCGAATTCACGGAAGAACTGCACGGCACGCAAGTTCCCGATCCCTACCGCTGGCTGGAAGACGACGTTCGCAAATCTCCCGAAGTTAAAGCCTGGGTGGAAGCCGAATCCAAGTTCACCAACGACTATTTGAAAGCCATTCCAGAACGGGAAAAAATCCAGAAGAAGCTCACCGAGCTCTGGAATTACGAAAAGTTCAGTGCCCCTTCCAAACATGGTAAGCACTACGTCTTCAGCAAAAACAACGGCCTGCAAAATCAGTTTGTGGTCTACACTCAGGATAGCCTGAACGGCGAACCGAAGTTGCTGCTCGACCCGAATAGCTGGTCCAAAGACGGCACCATAGCTCTAAGTGGCACAGCGTTCAGCGACGATGGCAAACTGGTTGCCTACTCGCAATCGGAAGCTGGCTCGGACTGGACCACCTGGAAAGTACTAGATGTCGAATCCCGCAAATTGCTGCCCGATGAACTGAAGTGGGTGAAGTTCTCCAACGTTTCCTGGACCAAAGACGGCAAGGGCTTCTTCTACAGCCGGTTCGACGAGCCGAAAAAAGAAGCCCAATTCCAAAGCTTGAATCTCAACCAGAAGCTGATGCACCACAAGCTGGGCACTAGCCAGGCGGAAGATGTCATCGTTTATCAGCGGCCCGATCAACCGACCTGGAGTTTCAGCGGTTCCGTAACCGATGATGGGAAATATCTGGTTTTCACCAGCCGGACCGGAACCGATGCCCGTAATCGCGTTTTCGTCAAAGACCTTTCTAAGCCGTTGACCGATGCCCCCGTCGAAGTCGTGGACAACTTCGATAACGACTACACGCTCATTGAGGGTGTCGGCCCGATTCTCTATTTCCGGACCGATTTGAATGCTCCCAATGGCCGCGTGATCGCCATCGACATGACCAAGCCGGCCAAGGAAAACTGGAAAGAAATCATTCCCCAGGCCAAAGAAAATCTGCGCGGCGTCAATCTGGTCGGCGGATTGCTGATCGCAAGTTACTTGAAGGATGCCCGCACCCAGGTGAAGATGTTCCAACCCGACGGCAAGTTCGTTCGGGAAGTCGAATTCCCGGGTATCGGTACCGCTGCCGGTTTCGGCGGCAAACCGAGCGACACCGAAACCTTCTACAGTTTCAGCAGTTACGCCGTGCCCCCGACGATCTACCGCTACGACCTGAAGACCGGTGAATCTAAACAGCTCCGACAGGCTCAAGTGAAGTTCGATCCTTCCCAGTTCGAGACCAAGCAGATCTTTTACACCTCGAAGGATGGTACGAAGGTGCCGATGTTCATCACCTCCAAGAAAGGTCTCAAACTCGACGGCCAGAATCCCACCCTGCTCTACGGTTACGGCGGCTTCAACATTCCGTTGACTCCCGGTTTCAGCGTCGGGCCGATCACCTGGATGGAAATGGGCGGCGTTTATGCCGTGGCCAATCTGCGCGGCGGCGGCGAATACGGCAAGGACTGGCACAAAGCGGGAACAAAGGAGCGCAAGCAGAACGTGTTCGACGACTTCATCTCGGCCGCTGAGTACCTGATTGCTGAAAAGTATACCAGCACTCCGAAACTGGCGATCCAAGGCGGCAGCAACGGCGGTTTACTGATCGGCGCCTGCATGACGCAACGACCCGACCTCTTCGGAGCCTGCCTGCCGCACGTCGGCGTGATGGATATGCTTCGTTTCCACAAATTCACCGCCGGGCGTTATTGGGTCGATGACTATGGCAGCCCTGATAAGGCCGAAGATTTCAAATCGCTGATCAAATACAGCCCCTATCACAATCTGAAGCCAGGCGTGAAGTACCCTCCGACGATGGTGATCACGGCCGATACCGATGATCGCGTGGTGCCGGGTCATAGCTTCAAGTTCGCGGCTCAGTTGCAGTATTGCCAGGCCGGCGATGCTCCGGTGCTGGCCCGCATTGAAACGCGAGCCGGTCACGGGGCCGGAAAACCGACTGCGAAGGTGATTGAGGAACTTGCAGACGAGTATGCGTTTCTGTACAAGAACTTGAAGATGAAGTAA
- a CDS encoding sulfotransferase family protein: MSDDGKARKPQRDLVTPRFWLGCDAWAWLRLMLQGRFQFDNGYRHMVGVLTPVSIGHSVFKILQNLIYGQAIKNTRLREDPIFIIGHWRTGTTLLHEFMILDPQHNFPTTHQCMDPNHFLLTGSIMKRWFKWMIGDIRPMDQMAVSWDRPQEDEFALCMMGQPSPYLQIAFPNNEEIDPEAYDLTNLTPRQRTHWKAALLNFLKTISLRDSRRLVLKSPAHSCRIPTLLEMFPKAKFVHIVRNPYDVFPSTMHLWTTISRQHGFQTPCNPGLKERVFKRFIHLYKRLDETKSLIPSGQYHELRYEELIASPIEQMRKIYDTLSLDGFENLVPRLKTYLQQNASYSTNQYKLHPEDAHDIGVHWKEVIDRYGYSQQGIARHKAG; encoded by the coding sequence ATGAGCGATGACGGCAAAGCCCGGAAGCCACAACGCGATCTGGTTACCCCTCGATTCTGGCTGGGGTGCGACGCGTGGGCCTGGCTCCGGTTGATGCTGCAAGGACGCTTTCAGTTTGACAATGGCTACCGACACATGGTCGGGGTACTCACCCCCGTCAGTATCGGGCACTCCGTTTTCAAAATTCTGCAAAACCTGATCTACGGTCAGGCCATTAAGAACACCCGGCTCCGGGAAGACCCGATTTTCATAATCGGCCACTGGCGAACCGGCACCACACTGCTGCACGAGTTCATGATTCTCGATCCGCAGCACAACTTCCCGACCACCCACCAGTGCATGGATCCCAACCACTTCCTGCTCACGGGCAGTATTATGAAGAGGTGGTTCAAATGGATGATCGGCGATATACGGCCCATGGACCAGATGGCCGTCAGCTGGGACCGGCCGCAGGAGGACGAGTTTGCCCTCTGCATGATGGGCCAACCTTCGCCTTACCTTCAGATTGCTTTTCCCAATAACGAGGAAATCGATCCCGAAGCATACGATCTCACGAATCTGACGCCGCGGCAACGGACCCACTGGAAAGCCGCCCTCTTAAATTTTCTGAAGACTATATCGCTCCGCGACTCTCGCCGACTTGTCTTAAAATCTCCCGCCCACAGCTGTCGGATTCCTACGCTACTAGAGATGTTTCCCAAGGCGAAATTCGTGCACATCGTTCGCAACCCCTATGATGTATTTCCGTCGACTATGCATCTCTGGACCACGATCAGCCGCCAGCACGGCTTTCAAACTCCCTGCAACCCTGGACTGAAAGAGCGGGTTTTCAAACGATTTATTCATCTCTACAAACGGCTCGATGAGACCAAGTCGCTCATCCCAAGTGGACAATATCACGAACTGCGCTACGAGGAACTGATCGCCAGCCCGATTGAACAGATGCGGAAAATCTATGATACCCTGTCTCTCGATGGATTCGAAAATCTGGTCCCGCGTTTGAAAACCTACCTCCAGCAGAACGCCTCCTATTCCACCAACCAGTACAAGCTCCATCCCGAAGATGCCCACGATATCGGGGTTCACTGGAAAGAAGTGATCGACCGTTATGGCTATTCGCAACAAGGGATAGCTCGACATAAGGCGGGTTAA
- a CDS encoding glycosyltransferase family 2 protein, producing the protein MEVTPDNAAQILHVRVPWPTEKLPRSIHDRVSQSALQSIAPAVISVCIPNWNCKQYLSDCLASLHGFDQGVPFEVIVVDNASIDGAAEMVEDEFPQVRLIRNETNRGFAIASNQAADRAKGKYLFFLNNDTIIPPGTLARLVDFAEAHPEAGLIGPRIQDPQGRLQISYRRKPTVAALLHRTMVFRWSGLLKRVYYDYRRTSFESNELKRVDALMGAAVVMPREIYKTLGGWDPDFRFGGEDLELSVRVGKNRAVYYLPEVEITHYGRISSRLNVTFAAPNVVIGYIHFFRKTGANRISILLYKLVVTLDAPVHLACKLAEYAWRKFTRREEKAAKTRLMIQGLWHFLRRDLLRFWKT; encoded by the coding sequence ATGGAAGTCACTCCCGATAACGCGGCTCAGATATTGCACGTCCGGGTTCCCTGGCCGACCGAAAAGCTTCCTAGATCGATTCACGATCGAGTATCTCAATCCGCGCTTCAGTCGATTGCCCCGGCAGTTATCTCCGTCTGCATACCCAACTGGAACTGCAAGCAATACCTCTCCGACTGCCTGGCCTCCCTGCATGGCTTCGATCAGGGCGTTCCCTTCGAAGTCATCGTCGTCGATAATGCCTCGATCGATGGTGCGGCCGAGATGGTGGAAGACGAGTTTCCGCAAGTCCGCCTGATTCGAAATGAAACCAACCGCGGTTTTGCCATCGCCAGCAATCAAGCGGCAGACCGGGCCAAAGGCAAATACCTTTTCTTCCTGAACAACGATACGATCATTCCGCCCGGAACACTGGCCCGGCTGGTCGATTTCGCGGAAGCTCATCCGGAAGCCGGCCTGATCGGCCCGCGCATCCAGGATCCGCAAGGCCGACTGCAAATCAGCTATCGCCGAAAACCGACTGTGGCGGCACTGCTTCATAGGACGATGGTCTTTCGCTGGTCGGGCCTGCTGAAACGGGTCTATTACGATTACCGGCGAACCAGTTTTGAATCGAACGAATTGAAACGGGTCGATGCTCTCATGGGGGCCGCCGTGGTGATGCCCCGCGAGATCTATAAAACTCTCGGCGGCTGGGATCCCGATTTTCGCTTTGGCGGTGAAGATTTGGAACTTTCCGTTCGTGTCGGAAAAAATCGGGCGGTCTACTACCTGCCTGAAGTGGAGATCACCCATTACGGACGGATCAGTTCACGCCTGAACGTGACCTTCGCCGCTCCCAATGTGGTCATCGGCTACATTCACTTCTTCCGGAAGACGGGGGCGAACCGAATTTCAATTCTCCTCTACAAACTGGTCGTCACTCTCGATGCCCCGGTCCATCTGGCCTGCAAGCTGGCGGAGTATGCCTGGCGAAAATTCACTCGCCGGGAAGAAAAAGCCGCAAAGACCCGGCTCATGATTCAGGGACTCTGGCATTTTCTGCGGCGCGATCTCCTCCGCTTCTGGAAAACTTGA